The Silene latifolia isolate original U9 population chromosome X, ASM4854445v1, whole genome shotgun sequence genome contains the following window.
TatgtatggcttcaagcctagctactggtgtgaaggtttcattataatcaatgccttcttgttgtttaaatccttgcaccactagtctagctatATTCCTTACGATATTGCCCGaatcatctagcttattgcgaaagacccatttgATACCAATCACGGTATAACCAGTAggtctagggacaagatgccatacctcattccttttGAATTGATTAAGTTCCTCTTGCATTTCCATCACCCAACTTGGATCTTCAAGTGCCATGGTGATGTTCGTCggttcaatttgtgagaggaacGCATGAGATGCAAAGAAATCATTGAGTGATGATCTTGTTTTCCTTCCCGAATTCAAGTCACTGGTTAAGTTAGAAAGGGGGTGAGATTTttggtgtttccacttctttggtacGATTAAGGATTGTGAGGCTTCTTGGGGTTCTGACTCAACAGTTCGCTCAACTGTTGGTTCTGGTTTATTTTGTGTTTGAGGGTTTATTTCTGTTTGTTCGTTTTATTCAACTGTAccctcattccccctggatgtcGTAGCCTCATTTTGTGGTTCAAGTGGTTTGTTCCCCCTGTCTCTTGGCCAGTTCCTTCAATCAACAGTTGATCCGACTGTTGATTTGGCTCCTCTTGTTCGTTCTCTTCGTGTACATCATCCATGTCATGTCGGATCATTCCAAGCTCAtagtcctcatcatcttcatcatcctcttcctgtgtattagaatgaaaaagactagactcatcaaatatgatatgaacactttcttccattttcatggttcgtttattatacactttataagccttgctacgatccgaataaccgacaaatacggcctcatcactacgagcatcgaatttacccaaattatcctttccattgttgtaaacaaaacatttacttccaaaacatttcaaacaggataaattaggctttcttcctttaagcaactcgtagggtgttttgttaagcatttttcggatcataacacggttataaatgtgacatgatgtgttgacggcttcggcccaaaaattctttggCAAATTACTACTAATGAGCATAGTCCTAGCCATGTTTTCAAGTGTACGGTTTATACGCTCTACAACCCCGTTTTGTTGAGGTGTAGCACGCGCGGAAAAGTTATGGCTAATACCGTGCTCATCACAATAAGTAATAAATGAGgaattttcaaattcggttccatggtaaGATCTCAAGGATATGAGATTTTTATCAAACTTGTTTTGGACCTTTTTAaaccaaattaaaaattcatcaaatactTCAACTTTAGAACTCAagtagagaagccaaacaaatcgtgaaaaatcgttaacaatcacacataagaaacgactacctcctttacttctaacacgcattggaccacataaatcaatatgaagtaactcaagaggtttagatgtactaatgaactttttggatttaaaggagcttctTACTTGCTTCACCTTAGCACAATCATCACACAAACTATTAAAGTCAAATTTCATATTAGGAATGCCATCGACTAAGTCAAGTCGCTTAAGGGTGTTCAATGTTCTAGCATTTACATGACCTAATCTCTTATGCCAAAGCCATGGGTCGTTCTTTTTCAAAGCACTCATACAAGACATGGTACGACTAGACAATGCAAAAAGATTAGTCAAGTAAACATCTTTAACACGTTTTCCTTCAAGAACAATTTCCCTTGTATTACCATCTAAGACACGACATTCACTAGCACAAAATTCAACGATATTACCATTATCACACAATTGAgatatgctaaggagattatgctttaaacctttgacaagcaacactttgtcgacacattgtgacgatgacttaccaaccttcccGATTGCAATAATTTCACCTTTCTTATTGTCACCAAACATCACGGTGCCACCATTGTAGGCTTCTAGTGAGAGAAATTGGTTTCTACTTCCCGTCATATGACGTGAACATCCACTGTCCAAGTACCAATTACTGCTgcctctcactaatgcctataagaaatcaagagGTTAGTTTAGGAATGCAAACGAATTTGGATCCCTTTTTGTGAGTTGCATTGTTAATCAAATCTTTGCGAACCCACTCCTTTTTAGCAACCTTGATGTTTTTATTTAAGTCGTTTAGTCGGTTAGCACAACCATTAAAGTCATGACCAGTTTTACTACAAAACTTGCAAACAATATACTCAGGAAGGCCTGCATATTTTCTCCTTCGAAAATCAGTCTTGTTTGGTTCTGGTTTTCGGGTTATTCTGATTCATCGAATCACACTTTggaaaccaagtccagctttcTCTTCAGATTTTTGGGACTGATTTATGAGGGAGTCTAAAATGTTTTGGCTACATTCCCATTTCCTGTAAAACTCTTTAGCATCATGCAACTCTTTGGTcaatgtttcaattttagcaagatggtcAAGATTTATTTTGCCTACTTTGTCGAAAGCGGATTTAGCATGACTACATTCATCACTAAGAAACATAGCAATTTCTTCAAGTTGCTTATTATCATGTCGACACGAGGTAAGGTCAGCTAGCAGCGAGTCTCTTTCTTTAATGAAAATATCAACTTGAATAATTAAAGACTCGTTTTCTTTTTCAACATCAGAAACAACAGTTGAGGCAACTGTTGATTTTGACGAGCTAGCAATATTCGTGAGAACAAGGTTTTCTTTCctcaatttcttaatttcttttCTGAGTGATGGAATGATGTTACTTTCTTTTATCTCATCTAGACACTCTCTAAGACCAACATTTTCTTCAGCAATTTCCTCAATTTGAGTTTGCAAGTCATAGAGTTTATCGTTTTTAGCAAGACTCTTGTCAAGTACATCATCAAACATCAAACAAAGCTTATCCTTAGAAAGAGTTCTCACCTTGTTCTTGAGATTCATTACCTCGGTGTCGGAGTCATCGCTGGAGTCATCGGAGTGCGCCATAAGACAGAGTGCGGATTCTTTCTTTGAAGACTTGGGTCCGTCAAGATCAAGACGAGTTGGCATACAAACTTTGGCatctaattcttcctcaaggacttCATCCTCATCGGAATCAGATGCACCCCATATTGTAGACATGACTTTATGCTTAAAATCTTTCTTTGCAAAATCTCGTTTTTCTCTATATTTGAACTCATTCCACTTGGGGCAATCTTTGATAAGGTGACCTTTCTCACCACATTTGAAACAAGCCACCGTGGAATAAGatctcttcttttgaaaacgTTTTTTGTTAGCATTGTTGAACTTCTTAGGATTGTGACTATTGATCATATCCGCCATGTTTCGTGAGTACATAGCTTGCTCGTCATCtccatcttcttcctcatcactTAAGGTTGATTTGAGAGCGAAACCTCTAGCTTTTGAACTTTCACCCAAGCACTTTGCGAGACTTAACTCGTGTGCCATGAGTGATCCCATTAGCTCATTGAGGGACAACTTGGACAGATCTTTAGCCTCCTCAATAGCCGTCACCTTCCGTTGCCATTTATcacttaggctacgaaggatcttTCGGACTATATCCTCGGATTCAAACTCTCTACCTAGACCTTTAAgttcattaacaatactagaaaagcgagaagaaagaccattgattgactcatctttcatcatattgaacatctcatattgttgcatgagaaggtcaatacgatgcTACTTGACTTGAGACGTTCCTTCATATGCAAGGTTTAacgtgtcccaaatctctttagcCGAGGTACATCCGGAGATGCGATTAATatcttgttcaccgatgccatattgaagaatggacatggctttagaatttttctcgactttacgatagtcagcctcgacataacTTTCCTCACTTTTTCAGACTGTTCCCATCGTAGTCGGAGAATCGTTATAgcaaggggacccttttgaataatGACCCAACACTCATAATCCGTACTTTTAACGTAGTATTCCATACGGTGCTTCCACCAGGAGTAGTTATCCCCTTTAAAGATAGGGTACTTAGTATGTTTCCCGTCcatgactataggatcaactcactGGTAGTTAACCagttatcaagagcacaaggctctgataccaattgaagagtcacggacgagggcacctaagagggggagggggtgaattaggtgtctatttaaaattttaagcttaatgaaagcttcttttaaaactcttaaacactttaaacaatgcttagatgaaaggagaagtcgatacttagaactagagagttaaaggaattcaacaacgattcagcaagcagaagttacagtgtactcaacagttgattttgtagataaaaacgtgagtagagtgtgcagcggaaataaaacgaaatagacacgactaacgatgtttttttaaaactggttcggtcactactccgcgacctacgtccgacgctattttattaaacgtctcagaagtaaactcatacaaactaagaccaccccgaataataaaacaactccccaacctactccggttgctaatgcttaaaagctactccgcttccaagacttttgctttgggctactccgccgaaagactccttgcttaaagctactccgcaataagacttttgctttgggctactccgccgaaagacttcatgctcaaaagctactccgcttcgaagacttcATGCTTAAAGATAACTCCATCCTAAGACTTTTTGGTTCTACCCGTTTGTTACAagaccacttatctcaatgttgttcactcaattgaatggaggagataaagtttaagtacaaaacacgggatccttgaacacgactaaaacgactaggtgcaacaacaaactcaagtaaaagactcaaaagataaataaacaaacttgcaaaagattcaaatattttgaaatgataaacggttttgcaaagttaatttactcgattgaaagcttaagtctttttcagtttaaaactcgtttgttgcacacttgtaaaaatgaattaagcaagctatttataatgttcaagtagtatactttacattaaaatatcttacactcataagcacaagttattaaaataatgtaagtagtttgcttgggAATATGCACAAGCCATCCGAATTCTTTACCAAGcaatcgagtattcttcctcaagaaatcggtgcctaagattgcaagaaatcagattgtgcacacacacaaaaatacgctgggtttttcaacaagaaacaagcataaatggttgtgtttatgggaaccataaacatttccataaatgtaaaagcaaacaacccatttatagtaagtgtcttattgtgcaagcaaactccttagcaagtCATTGAAAGCTTAATTTTCTTTTAAAGACTTCAAAATATTTCCAGAAACAATTTGTGAACATTGAAAGCattttaacaaagattcaaatattttcgaaatatttctttcaaagacgagccttaattaactgttgactcaactattgtttttgcacctaaacgtaaattcgtgttaaacgatcaccttacaacacatgactttagcactaatgacaatcttcatctttgatcttgatgatgacattcttgataaccttgaattgacaattggagcttcatgctacatggttaaacaTAAGcggcacacaattaaataacaatgagattaatttgtcttaaggcatcatcaacactagcttaatcaaattgggtttcttcagatgccaatgaacacggatgtttacAGAGATCTGGagaaaggggtgagggtacgtattaggaagtccttttaatgaacacctaatcccgcccgcctcgatagcggcctctactaatgattagggaaattattcatactcgatatgctgtcgattatatgcatgcaatgcaacaaacaacgttttgatcctagcatgtgagaattaactaagtcggtgaacatataatttagcacttattaatgtcgaagtagggtttaaaattaattacatgtgaaaacaagtaaataaatcatacaatacaataaataaattgcgataattaaaattacaataaatacaacggattaattgatttacgtcaaaaatacatttaagacggataatttgagaaaatcaagagaaaataaattaggttaacACGGACAGATTAgagtgatattacggttaatagtcgattaatacgtaaactaatgaattaggtcaaagcaagaacggaagttcagagaaagaaatcaaccaggaacatgcgcagcaatgctgcgtctcttggaagaggcgcagtggtcattgcgtctgttcctgaggtgagttctggctgtgaactCAGAACTGCgcgttgttaatgttcgttggtgtgtttaatgattgattattgatatttgactcggatgaaagtggtttaacatattattaacatatgaattggtcataaaagtggtaaaaatgaattaaaacgaattaaaacgaattaatacggattaaaaattaattacaaattcatTAGGGTTATTTAGGTTAAACTATTAAGGCGGAAATAATACGAAAGttgtgataaacagatgaaaacataTATAAAAGTCggattccagagacttgatatgaacgaatcgaatctccaaaatccgggtttgatttgatgacaaaaacccgcaaatattgattataagagacttaagtcggatttaaagatgataaattactatgaatatgtgttataattattatgtatgaatagaagagaagaaaataagaaaaagaaacaaatgaGGACGAATCAACAAagaggcgaggaagaagaagaaaagcaggaactgcggcagcctctggaagaggcgcagcagatgctgcgtttcttctcgacgtctgcttATAGTTAATCCGTAAAAGAcaatttgataaaagggttttagaaatcgttcttaagcatatttttgacgtaaaccttacattaattggcacaataataaaatacaataacaaaagatgggatttacaccctcagacttacatgtttgacgaaacgagattaactaagttaacgtttagtgattgcttgactcgaatgtatgatgaaagtgcctcttaagaggatttagattaaattgattgattaattgagtgtagttggtcaaattggtcggtcatgcaacatgactggtactcagaaggatccgagcttacgtggtcgattgatcaagcacgtagacgtcaataagcttagagcacggtcttagaatgcaaagggagaagagaagggtggacactcgtgttagaaatatgaggaacgaaggtccctatttatactaatcacacggaagaATTATGGAATGACTGAAACTTTTGAAACAAATTTCGAAaaatctgaaaatacgcagaaaagagctggggaagaggcgcagcagccactgcgacttttggagcaggtgttgcgtcctttccccagaggtttcctcctgcggaagaaagattcccgcgtttcttttatggaattgcggtagatctcgacttccttattctttaaaataagattttcgggaaatattataccaaaagaatataaaattaaaatatggaataaatatccggaatattctagaacattccgactcggcattttaaacggtatattggaaaatgaagcggttttttacccggactccaaatgaactctaattactgtcaaaacgaccgtaatggcgcgtagatgacgaccaaggggtagacacaagtatttgagctatcacttgacgataaacttatgaactgttaTAAATCGTtctgtataccaaacatgcggcccaatcatcaccgggtggtttgcgggaggtgctgaaataaggtatctacagagccccactttgactgaggcttggacaaggcgaaagtcaaagtatagccatcagatcaatcgaagattacaaccttaagactatggcgacgcgaggcggctcaaggggtctgagccaaggacctatcgccGGGAACATTtcagagtttgtcgactatcggggagggtcgtttaaagtccattagactgcgtaaggaggctcgccagccataagtagaaatcatacctgagacttctttcccgagatgtttccggaggtgcgtaggagctgagGTTAAGTGTAGGAGCTAAGGCTAGggcctaaaagatatataagggttGTGCTAGGGGTGTGGGACCCTAAGAGGAAAACATCGGCGAGAAGGCAGCCTAAGGGTAACCATGGTTTGGGCGTATGAACCCGGAAAAAAGCGATCCTAAGGGGTTAGGATCCTATAGGCGAACGCTAGGTATGGGAACATGGGTAGTTCGGGAACCTAAAAGAAGGTTGGTATGAGAACATCCGGAGAACGatacctttgccgaactccaaGGGGAAACAATACATAATATTGAGGGCGgtaggacgtcggtagaaactgctgggagaaatctgcttgcgttggtctcaagcgaactccatcTATCGAGAAGTACAATcagctgtcatgaactctcgcttgGAAAAAAAATAGGGTATTGataaggcgtgtcgaaacaccgtcgaaaatccgctcgttgttgcaagcgaagtcttgataaaatATCCTTGATGggcttgataaagtactgcgacggTTCACAGTCTTCTTGAATATAAAATACTGCGATGGCTCGCAGTCTGCTTGGAGATAAAATACTGGTCCGGACAAAAAATAAATGCCCaatagaccaaatatatgatatatggtgtgggagaagaggcgcaccaaagatgggcccacaaataacgaacttataacgaacttttgaaatttGAGCTGGACgtaagctggggaagaggcgcagcatctgctgcgtcctttcctgagttcgtccctgtctgagtaaaaactcgacagaagtcgtgtttattcataataacaaaacacaaaaacttcttaaactctctcaaattccaaccaaaatccgtca
Protein-coding sequences here:
- the LOC141620050 gene encoding uncharacterized protein LOC141620050, translating into MDGKHTKYPIFKGDNYSWWKHRMEYYVKSLGREFESEDIVRKILRSLSDKWQRKVTAIEEAKDLSKLSLNELMGSLMAHELSLAKCLGESSKARGFALKSTLSDEEEDGDDEQAMYSRNMADMINSHNPKKFNNANKKRFQKKRSYSTVACFKCGEKGHLIKDCPKWNEFKYREKRDFAKKDFKHKVMSTIWGASDSDEDEVLEEELDAKVCMPTRLDLDGPKSSKKESALCLMAHSDDSSDDSDTEVMNLKNKVRTLSKDKLCLMFDDVLDKSLAKNDKLYDLQTQIEEIAEENVGLRECLDEIKESNIIPSLRKEIKKLRKENLVLTNIASSSKSTVASTVVSDVEKENESLIIQVDIFIKERDSLLADLTSCRHDNKQLEEIAMFLSDECSHAKSAFDKVGKINLDHLAKIETLTKELHDAKEFYRKWECSQNILDSLINQSQKSEEKAGLGLPEYIVCKFCSKTGHDFNGCANRLNDLNKNIKVAKKEWALVRGSSNWYLDSGCSRHMTGSRNQFLSLEAYNGGTVMFGDNKKGEIIAIGKVDGNTREIVLEGKRVKDVYLTNLFALSSRTMSCMSALKKNDPWLWHKRLGHVNARTLNTLKRLDLVDGIPNMKFDFNSLCDDCAKVKQVQNKFDKNLISLRSYHGTEFENSSFITYCDEHEDDEDDEDYELGMIRHDMDDVHEENEQEEPNQQSDQLLIEGTGQETGGTNHLNHKMRLRHPGGMRVQLNKTNKQK